In a single window of the Agromyces sp. H17E-10 genome:
- a CDS encoding alkaline phosphatase family protein, protein MDDASDDARSTTRRGFLKLGGAAAAGAVVGGAAGAAITAGVAGEHAAAPDSGHGASGGPIAHWVVLMGENRSFDNLLGRLYAPGDEPVDGTFEGLAFGDYANDDRDGRRIPAHVYVGQTDVIMGSPDPDPGEEYPHVNTQLFDVIDPASNDGAEVGAMRAPFNAPKEASSPPMSGFVRDYRSHLLALRRGVEPDEREVRRIMGGFAPEMLPVLSTLAREFAVFDHWHCAVPSQTFCNRSFFHASTSHGFVTNVENGGYRKWLDAPAAPTIFNRLEEAGLSWRIYFDELQLISFTGFLHAPALERYWKTEHFATMADFERDAAAGTLPVYAFIEPRMVYDHNDFHPPVGRLREGEVDGELIVDSAISDVRAGDALVHRVYEAVKGGGSTTGSNALNTLLLITFDEHGGTYDHVAPPTATPPGRREPGEMGFEFDRLGVRVPAIAVSAYTRAGTVVRDEYHHAALVATLAHEHGLEELTERDRGARRLHAALNLDDARAPETWPSPTPQFVPPNPESGGHPAARHPDRPLSPPARGLLGLLLAKVAPDEAMPETYADALDVLERHGHGLFGAS, encoded by the coding sequence ATGGATGATGCGAGCGATGACGCGCGGTCCACGACCCGGCGCGGATTCCTGAAGCTCGGCGGCGCGGCGGCGGCAGGAGCGGTCGTCGGGGGCGCGGCCGGCGCCGCCATCACGGCAGGCGTCGCGGGGGAGCACGCCGCCGCACCCGACTCCGGCCACGGGGCATCCGGCGGGCCCATCGCGCACTGGGTCGTGCTCATGGGCGAGAACCGCTCGTTCGACAACCTGCTCGGCCGGCTGTACGCACCGGGCGACGAACCGGTCGACGGCACCTTCGAGGGGTTGGCGTTCGGCGACTACGCGAACGACGATCGCGACGGCCGGCGCATCCCCGCGCACGTCTACGTCGGGCAGACCGATGTGATCATGGGCAGCCCCGACCCCGACCCGGGCGAGGAGTACCCGCACGTCAACACCCAGCTGTTCGACGTGATCGACCCCGCGTCGAACGACGGTGCCGAGGTCGGCGCGATGCGGGCCCCGTTCAACGCGCCGAAGGAGGCCTCCTCGCCGCCGATGAGCGGATTCGTGCGCGACTACCGTTCGCACCTCCTCGCGCTCCGTCGAGGGGTCGAGCCCGACGAGCGCGAGGTGCGTCGCATCATGGGCGGGTTCGCGCCCGAGATGCTTCCCGTGCTCTCGACGCTCGCGCGCGAGTTCGCCGTGTTCGACCACTGGCATTGCGCGGTGCCGTCGCAGACCTTCTGCAACCGCTCGTTCTTCCACGCCTCCACGTCGCACGGGTTCGTGACCAACGTCGAGAACGGCGGCTACCGAAAGTGGCTCGACGCGCCCGCGGCGCCAACGATCTTCAACCGGCTCGAGGAGGCCGGCCTCAGCTGGCGCATCTACTTCGACGAGCTGCAGCTCATCTCGTTCACGGGATTCCTGCACGCTCCCGCGCTCGAGCGCTACTGGAAGACCGAGCACTTCGCGACGATGGCCGACTTCGAGCGTGACGCCGCCGCAGGCACCCTGCCCGTGTACGCATTCATCGAGCCGCGCATGGTGTACGACCACAACGACTTCCACCCACCGGTCGGGCGACTGCGCGAGGGTGAAGTCGACGGCGAGCTCATCGTCGACAGCGCGATCTCCGACGTCCGGGCCGGCGATGCGCTCGTACACCGGGTGTACGAAGCGGTCAAGGGCGGGGGGTCGACGACGGGATCGAACGCGCTCAACACGCTGCTGCTCATCACGTTCGACGAGCACGGCGGCACCTACGACCACGTCGCACCGCCGACCGCGACGCCGCCAGGGCGCCGCGAGCCGGGTGAGATGGGGTTCGAGTTCGACCGGCTCGGTGTGCGGGTGCCGGCGATCGCCGTCTCGGCGTACACCCGTGCGGGCACCGTCGTGCGCGACGAGTACCATCACGCCGCCCTCGTCGCGACGCTCGCGCACGAGCACGGGCTCGAGGAGCTCACCGAACGCGATCGCGGGGCGCGCCGACTCCATGCGGCCCTCAACCTCGACGATGCGCGCGCTCCCGAGACCTGGCCGTCGCCGACGCCCCAGTTCGTGCCGCCGAACCCCGAGTCCGGCGGCCACCCGGCGGCGAGGCATCCCGATCGCCCCCTGAGCCCGCCGGCACGCGGGCTCCTCGGGCTCCTGCTCGCCAAGGTCGCGCCCGACGAGGCCATGCCCGAGACGTACGCAGATGCGCTCGACGTGCTCGAGCGCCACGGGCACGGCCTCTTCGGGGCGTCGTGA
- the gatC gene encoding Asp-tRNA(Asn)/Glu-tRNA(Gln) amidotransferase subunit GatC has translation MPEISAEQVAHLATLARIALTEEEIAHLTTELGQIMQAVEQVNRVATPEVPPTSHPIPMQNVFRADVVTDDVLTPAQALAGAPERDGDRFVVSAILGEEQ, from the coding sequence ATGCCTGAAATCAGTGCCGAGCAGGTCGCGCATCTCGCGACCCTCGCTCGCATCGCGCTCACCGAAGAGGAGATCGCGCACCTCACCACCGAGCTCGGCCAGATCATGCAGGCCGTCGAGCAGGTGAATCGCGTCGCGACCCCCGAGGTGCCGCCCACCAGCCACCCCATCCCGATGCAGAACGTCTTCCGCGCCGACGTCGTGACCGACGACGTGCTGACGCCCGCGCAGGCGCTCGCCGGCGCCCCCGAGCGCGACGGCGACCGGTTCGTCGTCTCCGCGATCCTGGGGGAGGAGCAGTGA
- the gatA gene encoding Asp-tRNA(Asn)/Glu-tRNA(Gln) amidotransferase subunit GatA, giving the protein MSHADDLIRLNAADLAGRLTAGDVSSVEATRAHLDRIAAVDGAVHAFLHVDAERALAAAAEVDRARAAGESLGELAGVPIAVKDVLVTEGMPSTSGSKILEGWIPPYDATPVRKVREAGLIPLGKTNMDEFAMGSSTEHSAYGPTHNPWDLERIPGGSGGGSAASVAAFEAPLALGSDTGGSIRQPAHVTGTVGVKPTYGAVSRYGSIALASSLDQIGPVTRAVLDAALLHDVIAGHDPHDSTSIDMAWPSMAEAARNADVKGLRIGVVKELDSDGFQAGVRQRFHESLDLLEKQGAEIVEVSAPNFEYSIAAYYLILPAEASSNLAKFDSVRFGLRVTPDGGGTVEQVMAATREAGFGPEVKRRIILGTYALSAGYYDAYYGSAQKVRTLVQRDFDAAFEQVDVLATPTAPTTAFRLGEKLDDPLAMYLNDVATIPANLAGVPGISLPSGLAPEDGLPVGIQFLAPAREDARLYNVGSALEQLLVAEWGGPILAKAPDLTTHELTATEEGAL; this is encoded by the coding sequence GTGAGCCACGCCGACGACCTCATCCGGCTGAACGCCGCCGACCTCGCGGGCCGCCTCACCGCCGGCGACGTCTCGTCCGTCGAGGCGACCCGGGCGCACCTCGACCGCATCGCCGCCGTGGACGGCGCCGTGCACGCGTTCCTCCACGTCGACGCCGAACGCGCCCTCGCGGCCGCCGCGGAGGTCGACCGCGCCCGCGCCGCCGGCGAGTCGCTCGGCGAGCTCGCGGGGGTGCCGATCGCCGTCAAGGACGTGCTCGTCACCGAGGGCATGCCCTCGACGTCGGGCTCCAAGATCCTCGAGGGGTGGATCCCGCCCTACGACGCGACGCCCGTGCGCAAGGTCCGCGAGGCAGGGCTCATCCCGCTCGGCAAGACCAACATGGACGAGTTCGCGATGGGCTCGTCGACCGAGCACTCGGCTTACGGTCCGACCCACAACCCGTGGGACCTCGAGCGCATCCCCGGCGGCTCGGGCGGCGGCTCGGCCGCCTCGGTCGCCGCGTTCGAGGCACCGCTCGCGCTCGGCAGCGACACCGGCGGCTCGATCCGCCAGCCCGCGCACGTGACCGGCACGGTCGGCGTGAAGCCGACCTACGGCGCCGTCAGCCGCTACGGCTCGATCGCGCTCGCGTCGAGCCTCGACCAGATCGGCCCCGTGACTCGTGCGGTGCTCGACGCGGCGCTCCTGCACGACGTCATCGCGGGTCACGACCCGCACGACTCGACGTCGATCGACATGGCCTGGCCCTCGATGGCCGAGGCGGCGCGCAACGCCGACGTGAAGGGTTTGCGCATCGGCGTCGTGAAGGAGCTCGACTCCGACGGATTCCAGGCGGGCGTGCGTCAGCGGTTCCACGAGTCGCTCGACCTCCTCGAGAAGCAGGGTGCCGAGATCGTCGAGGTCTCCGCCCCGAACTTCGAGTACTCGATCGCGGCCTACTACCTCATCCTTCCGGCTGAGGCGTCGTCGAACCTCGCGAAGTTCGACTCGGTGCGCTTCGGCCTGCGGGTGACGCCCGACGGCGGTGGCACGGTCGAGCAGGTCATGGCCGCGACGCGCGAAGCCGGCTTCGGTCCCGAGGTCAAGCGCCGCATCATCCTCGGCACCTACGCGCTCTCGGCGGGCTACTACGACGCGTACTACGGCAGCGCGCAGAAGGTGCGCACGCTCGTGCAGCGCGACTTCGACGCGGCCTTCGAGCAGGTCGATGTGCTCGCCACGCCGACCGCGCCGACCACCGCGTTCCGGCTGGGCGAGAAGCTCGACGACCCGCTCGCGATGTACCTCAACGACGTCGCGACGATCCCGGCGAACCTCGCCGGCGTCCCGGGCATCTCGCTGCCCTCGGGCCTCGCGCCCGAGGACGGCCTGCCGGTCGGCATCCAGTTCCTCGCGCCGGCGCGCGAGGACGCACGCCTCTACAACGTCGGTAGCGCGCTCGAGCAGCTGCTCGTCGCCGAGTGGGGCGGACCCATCCTCGCGAAGGCGCCCGACCTGACCACCCACGAGCTCACCGCGACCGAGGAGGGCGCACTCTGA
- the gatB gene encoding Asp-tRNA(Asn)/Glu-tRNA(Gln) amidotransferase subunit GatB codes for MARVELMDYDKALELFEPVIGLEVHVELNTETKMFSPAPNPANEKYHGAEPNTLVSPVCLGLPGSLPVVNGEAVEKSISLGLALGCSIAASSRFARKNYFYPDLAKNYQISQYDEPIAFEGSVEVELADGRTFQVPIERAHMEEDAGKLTHVGGATGRIQGAEYSLVDYNRAGVPLVEIVTKPIFGAEGDAPELAKAYVSTIRDIAIALGISEARMERGNLRCDANVSLRPRGAEKLGIRTETKNVNSFRSIERAVRYEIQRQAAILAKGGSITQETRHWHEDTGTTSPGRPKSDADDYRYFPEPDLVPVVPSTELVEALRAALPEAPAARRRRLKAEWGFTDLEFQDVVNGGLLNEVSATIEAGASPAAARKWWTGELTRLANASETDASALASPEHVAELAALVDAGTLTDRLARQVLEGVVAGEGSPQEIVDARGLAVVSDDGALIAAIDEALASQPDVLAKIRDGKVQAAGAVIGAVMKAMQGKADAARVRELVLERAQQS; via the coding sequence ATGGCGCGCGTCGAACTGATGGACTACGACAAGGCGCTCGAGCTCTTCGAGCCGGTGATCGGCCTCGAGGTGCACGTCGAGCTCAACACCGAGACCAAGATGTTCTCGCCCGCGCCGAACCCGGCGAACGAGAAGTACCACGGCGCCGAGCCGAACACGCTCGTCTCGCCCGTGTGCCTCGGCCTGCCCGGATCGCTGCCCGTCGTGAACGGCGAAGCGGTCGAGAAGTCGATCTCGCTCGGCCTGGCGCTCGGGTGCTCGATCGCCGCGTCGAGCCGCTTCGCGCGCAAGAACTACTTCTACCCCGACCTCGCGAAGAACTACCAGATCTCCCAGTACGACGAGCCGATCGCGTTCGAGGGCTCGGTCGAGGTCGAGCTCGCCGACGGACGCACCTTCCAGGTGCCGATCGAGCGCGCCCACATGGAGGAGGACGCGGGCAAGCTCACGCACGTGGGTGGCGCGACCGGTCGCATCCAGGGCGCCGAGTACTCGCTCGTCGACTACAACCGTGCCGGGGTGCCGCTCGTCGAGATCGTCACGAAGCCGATCTTCGGCGCCGAGGGCGATGCGCCCGAACTGGCGAAGGCATACGTGTCGACGATCCGCGACATCGCGATCGCGCTCGGCATCTCCGAGGCCCGCATGGAGCGCGGCAACCTGCGCTGCGACGCGAACGTCTCGCTGCGCCCGCGCGGTGCGGAGAAGCTCGGCATCCGCACCGAGACGAAGAACGTGAACTCGTTCCGTTCGATCGAGCGGGCGGTGCGCTACGAGATCCAGCGCCAGGCCGCGATCCTCGCGAAGGGCGGCTCGATCACGCAGGAGACCCGGCACTGGCACGAGGACACGGGCACGACGAGCCCCGGCCGTCCGAAGTCCGACGCCGATGACTACCGCTACTTCCCCGAGCCCGACCTCGTGCCGGTCGTGCCCTCGACCGAGCTCGTCGAGGCGCTGCGTGCGGCGCTCCCCGAAGCGCCCGCAGCGCGCCGGCGCCGGCTCAAGGCCGAGTGGGGCTTCACCGACCTCGAGTTCCAGGACGTCGTGAACGGCGGTCTCCTCAACGAGGTCTCCGCGACGATCGAAGCCGGCGCGAGCCCGGCCGCCGCCCGCAAGTGGTGGACGGGCGAGCTCACCCGGCTCGCGAACGCGAGCGAGACGGATGCCTCGGCGCTGGCCTCGCCCGAGCACGTCGCCGAGCTCGCCGCGCTCGTCGATGCCGGCACGCTCACCGACCGCCTCGCACGCCAGGTGCTCGAGGGCGTCGTCGCGGGCGAGGGCTCGCCGCAGGAGATCGTCGACGCCCGTGGGCTCGCGGTCGTGTCCGACGACGGCGCATTGATCGCCGCGATCGACGAGGCCCTCGCCTCGCAGCCCGATGTGCTCGCGAAGATCCGCGACGGCAAGGTGCAGGCCGCCGGTGCCGTGATCGGGGCCGTCATGAAGGCGATGCAGGGCAAGGCCGACGCGGCTCGCGTGCGCGAGCTCGTGCTCGAGCGCGCCCAGCAGTCGTAG